GAGTGCAAGATGAGCAAAATTCTTCACAAATGCTAGGGGTACAGGGATTTGTAAATGTTGGAGAGAGGTGACAAATGAGAGCTTGTCAAAAACAAAGCTTTGTTGACTTCAGataaaagaagagagagggaaagaaagagacagagagagagagagtgagtgtgagctttcatagagatggagagagagagtgtgtgagcttTCAAGAGGTGCTGTTGAAGAGGCAAGCAGATGAATTATGCCCTGTGACAGAAAAAGTAATAGCACCTAAACCAATGGCAGATATATGAGAAACTGAGATGTCCTGCTAATTACAATCACATACCATATCTTTATCAATCCAGAAAAAACTCAGTAGTACACACTTATGGAAACTATATAATATAACCATCCTGCTTTACCTCTGACATCTTTTCAGAATTCAGACATGGTaactgtaacacaaacacacaattatacCAAGTCATTTAAGGACAATGCCTACTTTTAAACACACATCTGCAATtattgaatatattttaaaggaaaaccTCTCTCACAGTCATTCAGTCAGTTGTTTTGAGCAGAAACACATCTccttttattataaaattataaaagtTGCCAATCAAAATCATTCCTTTCCTGAAGATAATGAACCTACAACAACCCATACGTTGGTAAAAACGTGTCAAATAAACAATAGATAAACATTATCTATGATGCCAACATACTGATTAAATGTTTGTCTATACATCATCCTGTTCAATGGGAATGAAGTCATTAAGTCATTCTTTCGTCTGTGCTCAGTGATACCCTTACATTTATTATAGAGTCAGAGGTGTTGACATGACTCAGTTTACATGTCCAGTGTACATCTCTGGTCATGTCCTATCTCTCTTCAGCACTGTTTGCTCAAGACTGCACCTGTCATTTCAGCTCTCAAGCTGTGTGTTTCCCTCGTCGTGGGGTTCTGCTGAGACTCGGCGTCTCCGTGCACTGTGGTCAGATGCCTCAGTGCATGGCAAACCAGAAAGCTGATGCTGAAGCAAAACCATGTTTGAGGAAATTGTATTAGAAGTGTGAAAGCGGGGTTTTTCCCAACTTGGCTCTGGTgctaaagcaaaaaaaaaacaaaacaaaaaaaacccaaagcagTGAAATGCCAAGGATAAAATAAGCATGGCAATGACTACACTGCATGTTTTCCACTAAAATGTATAAGACATAAACTGTTTGTTTagagaaaaaagcaagaaagtAAAGCTTTCTCTTGCACTTTCTTTAATATAAtattgagaaagaaaaataaatccaatCTTATGGCTGCCCAAGGACTTCACATACAAGTGTGGGTGCAATTTTGTATCCTAAGCTGAGATCAATTACTgctgcactgaaaaaaaaaattactgttGCATTGAAAAGACAATTACTGTTGCATTGTGTGAGACAAAGACATTTATACTTTGCATTAAAATGCGATCTGTATCTAGACATCTTATTTGAACTGCAGGGTATGCAAATTGTACATGCGCACAGCATGCATTGTGATTGGTTGTGATTGGAATGTGATTGTAGGTAGCCTGGCTCACACCATAATCAAATATTGGGTGGGTATGCAGTCACGTCAAAGGCATTTGTGTTAGGAGAAAGGACCCATCCACAGTATAGGCACATCATCAATGTAGTCCAAAGATCACTGCAAACTGCAGTCACTCACCAACAGGTCCTCATCACAACTTTTGAAAGCAGGTCTGTTGCCTATTGCCAGTTCCCCTATTGAATGGCACCTGGACATATTCAAAGTTATTAGAtcagtttggtttggttttgttattttgttgaaTTAATACCAGATTTCCTGCACCTCTACACACTGCATGCAAGAATATCTAATCATAAGGGAACCACAAGGATCATTTAAAAAGACCAAATGAAAAACATGGGCAAGACCAGATCATTCATCCTCCAGATGCTGATATTCAGATACAAACCGTGCAAAGTGTAAATGGAACTAAGGCGGGCATGAGGATGTCATGATGAGGTACAGTGGCAGTCAAGGAAGCAGAAACTAGCTCTGGTGCCATTTCAAATTCAGGTTTGAGTAGATGGGGTAGGGAGGAGGCGTTCCCTCCTAAATCACTTCAACATGTGTCTGACAATGCTGCTGGTGAGCTTTGAATGAAATACACATCAGAACAGTTgccatggagagagaaagagagacagaacgatAGGTATTCAAGCTTGCTGTTAGGGAGGTGCCTCTGTACCCAGTGCCCAAAGGAGAAGCCTTCATTTCCCATTCACTCTACTCTGCGAGAAGTGGACATGAATGGGGTCAAGCCAATTATCTGTGAAAACCTATAGGGTGTTAATGATGCAGCTGGCAGAAATCAAAAcacattgatttgtttttagcCACCATAgtgaaaggaaataaaacagGTCTCTACAGGTGGTTTTCATTTCATACGCCTaccttttgccttttgtttagtttttttcctccccaGGAATATGAGAGCCTTGCAGCTCGACTCCTTGCTGCTTTGGTTGATGGATACACAGCCTGGGTGCTCAGTCAATGCTTTTTATGAGTGTAGAGGTGTTCCTGGAGGGCTCTCTGACTTGTCTTTAACACTCCTGATTTATTCCCACTGTACAGCCCATGCACAGGGGTAATTGGATGTTTTAGGGCATTTAAAAGGGTCAAATGGAGCCAACTTCAaattgtttcctgttttgtaatatattttgtaatatttctcATTCTCATGTTCACATATGCATTTCAAAATACATTGCTCAAGTTCACTTTCTGAATATGTGTTTATGAATGAACTAAATGCCTATTGGCATAGGTCActtgttttattctatttatgTAATGGTGTggtaataaatattacattctttttccctctttaaCAAGAGGagagaataatttaaaatatatatattaattacactTTATTGTTTGCACACTAATTGCAAAGATGGCCTTCCTAATGATTATCTCATGTATCATTATTAATAGAAATGGGAAGTATGCCTAAATGCTAGAAGGCtcagttgtttttcactaaGCTCTTTGGACCTCATTCTAAATATTTGTGCATGCAAGACCCTGACTTTCAAGGCATAGATGCGGTCAGCCAGTTAGCTTTCCTACAATGATTTGCCATTGATTTTCAAAAAAAAGTCTCACTGATGTTTATGAAAAGCTGTGCAAAGCCATTTAGGCATTGCTGACAATTGATTTAGAAATATGACACTCCCACTTAGGTCTCCACTTCCCTTATGAACATGAACAGAATGGAAATGTACTCAAATGTTTAGcaaagtttcatttttgtacTTGAAATACTAAAAATACTTCATTAACTTTTTGAAgcatttatcttcttttttcaAGAAGTCATCAGCTCATTGTGCCCCTGAATATTCCCCTTTGTCATCATAAGAAAACTTCCATTTGCCTGTATCAACTGCAGCCTTTCGAAGTATATGCTATAAAAGTATGCTATTTTTGAATTACCAGTCCCAATCTCTAGTATGCACATTAATGATCAcactaaaatgatttttaatccTGACAAACACTACTAGTtgctttattgttattgttattagttATTGTCCTCTTAACATACTATTTTAAGTCCAGTGATCTCCAAATTGTAAGGCAACAAGATATTTACTAAGTACAAACAGCAGTTTTCTTTTATAGTGTaggatgtttttattttatgaatgtaGCTGCAAGGTAAACATTTCTAATATTGTGGCTCATGAGTGTATACACAGGTACACCTTTGATGCTCTAAAGCTTCCTGCTTTGAAGAGAGATTCTCTATcatggagagcagaggagccCCAAACAGGGAGAGCACCTGAGTTAGGATCCCCTGAATTTTTCTGTATATCCCACTTATCTGTCCTTCAAACTCTCATCTATATGCAAATGATGGTATTATCATGCTCTTCCTCTGGAAGACTGGATATGAGTTTAGATGGGAGTGGTTGAGTTTGTGGCCAGACTCAACAGTTAGTCCTGATGAGGACAGCCTGACTCTGGATTCTGGGGAGTTTTTGTTAATATAAAGAGGGGATTGGGAACAGCAGAACTACTGCTCTTGTCCCTTATATGCTAAGATATCACAACCTTTTACAGGTTGTCAGGCTTCATCAACTGTGTGCGATGTCAGGACTATTTcatggtggttttgtttgtgtgctggggTGCCAGCCACAATGGGCTATGGACTAAGGAAGTCCATAATGTGTCATTTATGATATTCAAAGCCATATTCAGCCAAACTGCCTTCCTTTTTGACAGCAAAAGATCTCACTTTTTATAAGAAGCCCCCTTCACACTTTGGGACTGAAAAGACACATAAAGGCATGCATGGGCAAAGTTGTAATTAAACATAATGAAGCATTCTGCCTGGTACTTTTATCGGAAGAATATGTAACTGTTCTGATCCCTTATAATAGAATCAGTATTACCATTCATTTTGAGGTGTATAACATGTTGTCTATGATACTCATTTAAAAAAGGTGAGACTTGTAGCAGCAGAGTGACTTGTCATGTCTTCTTAGTGTGTCTCAGTGTTTATATTATGAATGCTAAATATTTGATGATGTACTGAACAGATTTACTGTGAGAGTAAAGgtgcatgtatatatgcagTGTCAAGTCAGACAATGATCAGTCAATTATCATATtaatatgtactgtatatgttcAAATGTGAATGAAGTAACTTTcgcaaatatatttatataacgTCTGCACTTAGGAGGTTGCTATAAGTTCTGCATCttgcatttataatgcatttttttgtaaGTAGTATTAGAAAGACTGGTTATGTGTTGTAATTATGAAATGTCAGCAAAGTTCTTCTGTCTCAAAACAACCTTTTTCATATTGTCCTTCTTTGGGACAGCTCTTTCAGCCCACTTCAGGATGTGCGAGCCCTATTCAGACCACAAGGGACGCTATCACTTCGGCTTCCACTGCCCCCGTCTCTCTGACAACAAGACCTACATGTTTTGCTGTCACCATAACCACACAACCTTCAAATACTGTTGCAGTGAGAAAGAGTTCCAAAGCATCATACAGCTCAACATCACTACCAATTCTGATGGCATTGCTCACAAGTAAGTGGAAAGAAGTGGGATGGGATGATAACCGTGATTAATGTATTTGGCTGTTCGCACTTCTTGACATGGCAAGTAGTTTATTGCTTTCAATGGCAGATGTCATTCAGTCTTCTATAGCTGAAGCTGACTAGAAAGATGCTCAGGAAGGACATTAAGGTAGCATGGTTCTTGGATTGTGGAGCAGATATTTTGTTCATGCTcagataaacaacaaaaaacagaagtcTCACATTTGTCtatataatcattttaaaaaaataaaaggagtATTGAAATAAATCTGTAGTTGCTCACcaatttttccacattttcttgCTCAAATGTAAATGGTGAAGACTGAATTTATTAAAGGGCTTCAAGAGCGTCATCAGGTTGAGTGGTTTGTCTTGtaatttcattttcacatcatTGGGATATAAATGACGAATATTGGAATGATGCTTGAAAATACAAAGTGATGTTACAGGTACTGTTTaagggtgtttttttgtttgtttcttttgatgAAAATGGACATTGGCTGCAAAAGAAAATCTGCATTTGTAAGAATATGTTGAGAATGCATGACCTCCACATTTTTATCACAGCCTTTATGAATCTATAATATTCACAGAATGATAGAGCATTTTTCTCCATTGACAATCCATTGCATGGCTCAAGCCTGAAATGTAGTGAACTGACCCAAGGTCATGTGATGTTCCTCTCCTCATCTTAGCTTATTTATTTCTCCACTCAACTGAGGATGGCACATTATAGGTATACCTACTTAGAAGTGGCGTGCAGTGCATACAAAGGATActcccacccccaacccacacacacattttgttaatGCCACATAAACTTAGGCTTGACTTTAAATTACTGTACACAAAtgcaattacaattacaaatgacaaaacagaagtagcatgtatgaaatatgatatttttttattttccatatatTAATTTTCTATGTAATGCAAAAAAATCCATGAATCCTACAAGTACAGCTGTTCAGCAAGGTAGAATCAATAATTTCATATGCATACAGTATGCCAGTAAAGCCAAAACATGTATACAAACACCAAACTCACCAGTCTGTTAGGCTTAATTGAAAATAAAGTCCATCCTCTGCTCCTTGGCCAGAATATTATGCTGTGAGACAGCTGTTACCCAGATATACTTATCGTAGTTTGTCTTATAGAAagtacatgcatacatttttccTTTCTGACAAAGATTTATAGGTAGAGTTAGCTGACCTCACTGAATTATTATAAGTTTCTCATGGAAGATTAGCCTtgaaattgctttttaattacATATGCTACAATATCTGTCTCATTTGCAGTCACaaaatctagctagctaacctagtaaGCATGTGCATAGAAAGTGATAACTATGGGCCAGCTCCCttaataaaaatcataaatctgATTGGTCAGATTTGCCAATAGACCTGCATTACAAAACCCTTCAAAATATCATCAGAAGGgtcacacaggcacatacacaggAACAAGTCCCTGAAGCCATTCTAATGAGCAGTTTTAATTGGTTATTACTGCTATCGGACAGCTGATATGCATCCTATAGCAACCAAGAAAATGCATAATAGCATTTTGAGCTGGtttatgtttttgattttactttattcatgaaataaatgttatattgcATTCATGAAATACTGTATAATCCATGAAAATCTTCCATATACTTTTTTGCTACCTGTTTTCTGAAGGGTTAAAGGGCCTGACTTCACACCACTACTTCTTAGTGAGATTTCTTTCCCTTTATAAtcatacaaatgtaaaatataatacattggTATCTTATCAAGTGACATGCCTTTGTTTGATCTATGCTTTTTGATATTCcatcattacatttattgtatattttcatACATAGATTTAATTTCTTATCTCATGATGAAAGAACTTCTTAGTGGACTTTTTAAGAGCTTCCTATTAATACAGAAATGAAGTCAGAGCTCTACAGAAGGCAAAGTTATATCACCTGATTTCATTTGTGCAATTAAGTAACATACAAcaaccatgtgtagtatgtaaATGCAAACAATTCCATGATGCAGAATATCTTCATTTTTACCATTACATCTAAATATAGACATCAGCTCATCAGGGAAGCCTGTAACCATCAACTGGCACTAAGCAGGCATAAAAAGGAATTTCACACTTCAGGCTCCATCTGATCCTCCCAGGCATCCATAGTCTCTGAACAATGGCCCTCCACCAAAGCCAGCTGTACAGCTCTGATCTCCATACCCAGTCTTATTAGTATCTTGCCAAAGCAGTCTCAGCAGCAAACACAAGGCAATTAAGCCACCTTGCTGTCACTCATGAGGCTGTGACCCCTATTTTCCTTTCATCGCTTGATTAGAGTAGAAGGAATTTGCTCTGTTTTCCATTATTGGGATTTTTCGTTCCTTACCCAGAagggttttaaatattttctcagAGGATTGTATTTGTTATGTCCCTGCTAGGGTGTAATGCTTGCTTCTAATATTGAGGAGCAGATACAGTAAAAAGCTGCTTATGGTGGAGAAATGATGCTATGTGATGCTACAGATATGGAGAAAACTGTGagaacttaataataataattactattattattattattattattattattattattactattttagtttttcatatagcacaacaaaaagcaaagtaaaataaacagtacaaaactaattaaaacaaTTGGGCATAAAAGCTCAGTCTAATTAAAAATAGTATTAATCAATGACTAAGAGTATGAGTCACGTAGAGAATTATGGATCTTAAGGTTGCAGCAACTAAAAGTGGACTCCCCTGTGCTGGAACggtatttgaaatgaaaaaggaaagTTTCTTAAAATCAATTCTACAGAAATATGGATAACCAGTGTAGTCAAATGTTGATATGTGATCCCCCATTCCTGGTGCATGTGAGCATTCTAGCAGCAGCATTCTGTACATCTTGTAAATTAGCAATTGCGCTCTCAGTGGGGCAGATAAGAGGGTGTTGCAGTAGTCTGTTTTAGTTGacacaaatgcatttctgtttctAACTGTTTCAGCACTGGACAGAATGTCAGGGACCGTAGAGATAgacatgtgttttctttaaactGATACCACTatcaaaaatggaaaaggaCAGATATAACTGCATGTCATCTGCATACTCAATAAAGCAAACGTTATGTTTATTAATGATACCAGCTTCAGCAGGAGAAAGCATGTTGTATATAACCAGTCTCTAACCAGTCAAGTATAATCTCATTATCAACCACATTTCAAAGGATGCACTGAGGAGTTTtcctatatttaaaatatgtttctgtCACTAACTGTTAATTATTCTTTTCTGTCTCATTTCCTCCTGATTGCTGCAGCAATTACACTGCTCTCATTGGCGTATGGGTTTACGGTTTCTTTGTCATGGTCCTGCTGGCTCTGGACTTCCTGTACTACTCAGCCATGAACTATGAGGTGTGCCGAGTCTACCTGGAGAAGTGGGGATTGGGCGGCCGTTGGCTGAAACAGGCTAGGAGCAATtggcacagcacagcagtggatCAGGAGTTAGAGCTGAGCACTGCAGCTGCTTTGAGCCACGACCCCCAACAACACCATGATCCCAGACATGGTCTCAGAGGAGAGGCCCAGAGCCCCACCCTCATGACCTTCCAGACCTCCACAGCCTGGTgagtctctttttctctcaaatGCATAGTGACTATTTCCACATAAAAGGTAACAGTTTTCATGATCCTGCCTATGGTTGTTATGAGTCTTCTGAATCACAACATGGCATGAGTATATGAGTCATGAGTCTTCTAAATGAGCACAAGTCAGTTTGTCCTTTGCAAGCTCATTGTTATGCACATGCAGTGAACAAAATGGATCATGTATATGCAGACTGCATATATCAGCCTCAAAAATCTGTCaagtgtacagtcatggccaaaggttttggggactatttagctttttttttttaagatcctCTTGTCAGATGTTCATATGATATAGTGCAATAGTGGTAAGTacaatgaaattattatttttattgacaaatacatccagtttaagcaaagacctaatatttacaatgtttacAGTCTTAAAGTTTTTTAAgacttggcatgctggatatcagcttctgggcaaaatcttgactgatgggaacccattcttgcctgatcagtgcttggagttgatcacagtttctgtgtttttgtttgtccaccctctttttttAAGGATgaaccacaggttctcaatggaattgagatctggggagtttcctggccttggacccaaaatttcaatgttttgttcacccaGCCACTTGGAACACCaggtcacaaggcaaaagtgataaccatcATGCtagaaaaagcattgttcatcaccaaattgctcccagatcgttgggagaagttgctttTGGAGGATATTTTGATACCAATCCTTATTCATAGCAGTGTTCTTAAGCAAAATTCTGAGCAACCTCACACATGAATGcacttttgatgcaatgcagtCATGACTGCCCATGTTTCCTAgtaggtaaccatggttaataGAAGAAAGCTTTAatcaccaccacccttttaaagcaaccagtctgctcttttAATCAGTATGACAGTGATATCAGCTGCTTTGTACTCGTTAATACTTTCttctgagctaatgagaagatcactgaaatgatgttagcaggccattttgtggcagggctgaaatacAGTgtctggaatgcagtaatttttgtgattaagttcattttcatggcaaggaatgactgcaattaatcgcaattcatctgatcactcttaaCAATCTAGacttaatgcaaattgccaccataaaaactgaagcagcaaactttgtgaaagcaaaatttgtgctagtctcaaaacttttggccacgactgtagtGTATACACAGTTCTTAACATGGAATGAACTAAAACATCACAAGGCACTTCAAATCTAATGaacataattaaatgtttaaggACAAAATTGCACAATTAACAGTTCAATGAGCATGGATTTGATACATTGATAATTAAATAGTAATGAACTTGTTCAAAATAGTAATACATGTCAAAATTTTTGTTGATACCACCTGATCATCTCACGGAACAAGTGGACAGACATGCTGAACACTGACTTAAGAAGTGTCCTAAGCAATTAATTGGAATATTTGTCAATCTACTGCTGAAACTTAATTGCACTGCACTAACAGACTAAAGGTATCAAATACTGGTCCTGATGGAGCGCAGCACTACATAGTTTAACCTGCTATGATCAAATGATTCATGTGGTCTGCTTCCCTGGTTCCTGAAGCAAACAGCACCCTTGTTGAAGGCACTACATACATTTTGACAACAATTTTtcatatctaaaaaaaaaccccacaaaaatgtaattactgacAGCAGGACTAAGAGTTCCATTACCTACCAGGAGCGTCCAGATGCCCAAGGAACTTATGGTGATGGAGCAGTGACTTCAAGTTGTCTGGGTTACTGATGGATTCCTCACAGTCCTTTAAAACAGAAGGACTCAGAGCCCAGCCAATCTACAGTCTTAAATCACAAGGATAGAGAAGCATTTGAACAATTCCTTTAGTCAATCAAAACAATTATGGACTGAGCAATTAGGCCCATTATTTGTATAACacagaattattaattattttttggaTTGGTCATCAAAAATCAAAGTAGACTCATTTCAAAATGCTTCATGATTTCCTACCTGCAGGAGATCAGGGACAGGCAGGAAGTGCCCCAGTCAGGACAGAAAGTCCCACATTAGCGTCTGAATAGCAGAGTCATAATCCGGACCAAACTCCACTGGAAATATATGCTGtagagagcagagacagggaTATAAATAATGGAAATACTATAAATGTTACCACCTAACtaaatgaaattcaaaattcatttttacacagtTAAGATTGTTTATTATCCTGGAAAGGCATTTGAAATTACTGAAATTTGTGGAATTTCTGGTACTCGTTTCATTAGGGCTTTACCACATCTGGTAAGAAATCTTCACAGTGTTCacagatttaattaaaaacacataaaaac
This region of Electrophorus electricus isolate fEleEle1 chromosome 2, fEleEle1.pri, whole genome shotgun sequence genomic DNA includes:
- the shisal1a gene encoding protein shisa-like-1a isoform X1, encoding MTMHGRWLHNVLAIIFFLLFSAALSAHFRMCEPYSDHKGRYHFGFHCPRLSDNKTYMFCCHHNHTTFKYCCSEKEFQSIIQLNITTNSDGIAHNNYTALIGVWVYGFFVMVLLALDFLYYSAMNYEVCRVYLEKWGLGGRWLKQARSNWHSTAVDQELELSTAAALSHDPQQHHDPRHGLRGEAQSPTLMTFQTSTAW
- the shisal1a gene encoding protein shisa-like-1a isoform X2, with the protein product MTMHGRWLHNVLAIIFFLLFSAALSAHFRMCEPYSDHKGRYHFGFHCPRLSDNKTYMFCCHHNHTTFKYCCSEKEFQSIIQLNITTNSDGIAHNNYTALIGVWVYGFFVMVLLALDFLYYSAMNYEVCRVYLEKWGLGGRWLKQARSNWHSTAVDQELELSTAAALSHDPQQHHDPRHGLRGEAQSPTLMTFQTSTA